The following are encoded together in the Roseobacter denitrificans OCh 114 genome:
- a CDS encoding lytic murein transglycosylase translates to MYVTRRNFNLGALALALSGCTASPTGRPATTALPDDLRPVRNSAYDAWVASFQQRARAAGITDDTLRRAFQGTGYLPGVVRRDRNQTEFKRSLEDYLSIAVSDERVAQGRDARRQYASVLETLEARYGVDANIITAIWGLESFYGARRGNVPVVSATSTLAFDGRRGAFFEKQLIEALRIVQSGDITADRLVGSWAGAMGHTQFIPTSYQAFAVDFTGDGRRDIWSDDPSDALASAAAYLERNGWVRGQRWGNEVTGAASGTIIQPQENGPRFAVNQNFRVIKRYNNSDAYAIGVGHLSDRIAGRGPLVTPFPPDENGLTKDDRIALQIRLTASGFDTQGADGVIGPNSQAAIRAYQASQGLPVTGVPSPQLLDRLQ, encoded by the coding sequence ATGTATGTGACGCGGCGTAACTTCAACCTTGGCGCGCTGGCCCTCGCCTTGTCAGGCTGCACGGCCAGCCCAACCGGGCGCCCCGCGACCACCGCCCTCCCCGATGATCTCAGGCCCGTTCGCAACAGTGCCTACGATGCCTGGGTGGCCAGCTTTCAGCAACGTGCGCGCGCCGCGGGCATCACGGATGACACCCTGCGCCGCGCTTTCCAGGGCACGGGCTATTTGCCCGGTGTGGTGCGCCGCGACCGCAACCAGACCGAATTCAAACGCTCGCTTGAAGACTATCTGTCCATCGCCGTGTCAGACGAACGCGTCGCGCAGGGGCGCGATGCGCGGCGTCAATACGCCAGCGTTCTGGAAACGCTTGAGGCGCGCTACGGGGTGGATGCAAACATCATTACGGCCATCTGGGGGCTGGAAAGTTTTTACGGCGCGCGGCGCGGGAATGTGCCCGTGGTTTCCGCAACATCTACACTGGCCTTCGATGGTCGGCGGGGGGCGTTTTTCGAAAAGCAGCTCATCGAAGCCCTGCGCATTGTGCAAAGCGGCGACATCACGGCGGACCGTCTTGTTGGCAGTTGGGCGGGCGCGATGGGTCACACCCAGTTCATCCCGACTTCGTATCAGGCTTTTGCCGTGGATTTCACCGGCGACGGTCGCCGCGATATCTGGTCGGATGATCCGAGCGATGCGCTCGCATCTGCCGCAGCCTACCTTGAGCGCAACGGATGGGTGCGCGGTCAACGATGGGGCAACGAGGTGACGGGCGCGGCCTCCGGCACGATCATTCAACCACAGGAAAACGGCCCCCGGTTTGCAGTGAACCAAAATTTCCGCGTCATAAAACGCTACAACAATTCGGATGCCTATGCCATCGGCGTCGGGCACCTGTCAGATCGCATCGCGGGGCGCGGTCCGCTGGTTACACCCTTTCCGCCGGACGAAAACGGCCTGACAAAAGATGACCGGATCGCCCTGCAAATACGGCTGACCGCAAGCGGGTTTGACACCCAGGGGGCCGATGGTGTGATTGGTCCCAATTCGCAAGCGGCCATTCGCGCCTATCAGGCCAGCCAGGGACTGCCGGTGACGGGCGTCCCTTCCCCGCAGCTTCTGGATCGTCTGCAGTAG